In Syngnathus acus chromosome 21, fSynAcu1.2, whole genome shotgun sequence, one genomic interval encodes:
- the asmtl gene encoding probable bifunctional dTTP/UTP pyrophosphatase/methyltransferase protein isoform X1, translating to MVLNPVISKLAGKLVVLASASPRRLDILRNAGLRFEVVPSWFKETLDKQLFKAPQQYAVETAKQKALEVARRMPCNHLKTPDIVIGADTIVTVDGMILEKPRDKQDAYRMLSSLSGKEHSVFTGVAIVLCCQKSNEEDYQIVDFYEETKVKFADLSEDMLWEYIDSGEPMDKAGGYGIQALGGMLVEYVHGDFLNVVGFPLNHFCKQLDHIYNQRGSCHGDTVPVLPVANHSLPTASSTHVVVPEHQVVNNSSEHSEKIPPATATRGQFNECEDSEEAKEDLQKIIQLMDGFKASKALFTASKLGVFDLLQRRPAMDAVQVAQELQTSVKGTEHLLEACLSLKLLKSTNCKTPSYENTELSKRFLLSDAPSSLLGHLAHCNDTVWPLFSHLESAVKEGVRQHHRAFCSKSDDLFQDSIYRSQEVRLRFMKAMHSIAQVTGKAVATAFDLSAFKSACDLGGCTGAMALEFAKAHPGMSVTVFDLPTVVEMSPRFLPPCTKEKVTFVAGDFFKDALPKADLYILSRILHDWSDDKVNLLLSKIADACTPGCGLLLSEIFLDEGRTGPSRGLLQALSMSEGRQRSADEYALLLKGHAFVATAIKQTENLLDAMLCIKV from the exons ATGGTGCTGAACCCCGTCATCTCCAAACTAGCTGGTAAACTGGTTGTGTTGGCGAGCGCGTCGCCGCGGAGACTGGACATCCTTCGCAATGCT GGCCTGCGCTTTGAGGTGGTCCCATCCTGGTTCAAAGAAACTCTCGACAAGCAACTGTTCAAAGCACCTCAGCAGTACGCTGTGGAGACGGCCAAGCAGAAGGCACTGGAGGTGGCGAGGAGAATGCCCTGT AACCACCTTAAAACTCCAGACATAGTGATCGGCGCAGACACTATTGTG ACAGTTGATGGCATGATTCTTGAGAAGCCACGCGACAAGCAAGATGCATACAGGATGCTCTCGAG TTTGAGTGGTAAAGAGCACAGTGTCTTCACAGGCGTCGCCATCGTGCTCTGTTGTCAGAAATCAA ATGAAGAGGATTACCAGATAGTTGACTTTTATGAAGAAACCAAGGTGAAGTTCGCCGACCTCTCGGAGGACATGCTGTGGGAGTACATTGACAGCGGTGAACCCAT GGACAAGGCGGGCGGCTATGGCATCCAGGCTCTGGGTGGGATGCTGGTGGAGTACGTGCATGGAGACTTTCTCAACGTTGTGGGTTTCCCCCTCAACCACTTCTGTAAACAGCTGGACCACATTTACAACCAAAGAGGCAGTTGCCACGGCGACACTGTTCCAGTTCTGCCAGTCGCAAATCATTCGCTACCTACCGCTTCATCTACACACGTGGTAGTTCCTGAACATCAA GTGGTCAACAACTCATCTGAACATTCTGAGAAAATACCACCAGCTACTGCCACTAGGGGGCAATTCAATGAATGTGAGGACAGTGAAGAAGCCAAAGAGGACCTCCAGAAAATCATTCAactgatggatggattcaAAGCCTCCAAG GCACTCTTTACCGCTTCCAAGTTGGGCGTATTTGACTTGCTCCAGCGCAGACCAGCAATGGATGCGGTCCAGGTGGCCCAGGAGCTGCAAACATCCGTCAAGGGAACAGAGCATCTGCTTGAGGCATGCCTCTCGCTAAAACTCTTAAAGAGCACAA ACTGTAAGACACCGTCATACGAGAACACAGAGCTGTCCAAACGCTTCCTGCTGTCCGACGCGCCATCGTCCCTGCTGGGCCACTTGGCGCACTGCAACGACACCGTGTGGCCACTCTTCAGCCACCTGGAGAGCGCCGTAAAGGAGGGCGTCCGCCAGCACCACAGGGCCTTCTGCAGCAAGTCTGACGACTTATTCCAG GACTCAATCTACAGGAGCCAGGAGGTGAGGCTGAGGTTCATGAAGGCCATGCACAGTATCGCTCAAGTGACCGGCAAAGCGGTGGCAACAGCTTTTGACCTGTCTGCCTTTAAGAGTGCCTGTGACCTCGGAG gcTGTACAGGTGCAATGGCTTTGGAATTCGCAAAAGCTCACCCAGGGATGTCCGTGACAGTGTTCGACTTACCGACTGTAGTTGAAATGAGTCCTCGTTTCCTTCCACCGTGCACTAAAGAAAAGGTCACATTTGTTGCAg GAGACTTCTTCAAAGATGCCTTACCCAAAGCGGACTTGTACATCCTTTCGAGAATTCTTCATGACTGGTCAGATGACAAAGTGAACCTCTTGCTCAGCAAAATTGCAGACGCATGCACGCCAG GTTGTGGCCTGCTGCTGAGTGAGATTTTCCTGGACGAGGGTAGAACAGGGCCAAGTCGCGGGCTGCTCCAGGCCCTCAGCATGAGCGAAGGCAGACAGAGGAGCGCCGACGAATACGCTCTGCTTTTGAAGGGCCACGCCTTTGTTGCCACCGCTATCAAACAGACGGAAAACCTGCTGGATGCAATGCTCTGCATCAAAGTCTGA
- the asmtl gene encoding probable bifunctional dTTP/UTP pyrophosphatase/methyltransferase protein isoform X4 translates to MVLNPVISKLAGKLVVLASASPRRLDILRNAGLRFEVVPSWFKETLDKQLFKAPQQYAVETAKQKALEVARRMPCNHLKTPDIVIGADTIVTVDGMILEKPRDKQDAYRMLSSLSGKEHSVFTGVAIVLCCQKSNEEDYQIVDFYEETKVKFADLSEDMLWEYIDSGEPMDKAGGYGIQALGGMLVEYVHGDFLNVVGFPLNHFCKQLDHIYNQRGSCHGDTVPVLPVANQVVNNSSEHSEKIPPATATRGQFNECEDSEEAKEDLQKIIQLMDGFKASKALFTASKLGVFDLLQRRPAMDAVQVAQELQTSVKGTEHLLEACLSLKLLKSTNCKTPSYENTELSKRFLLSDAPSSLLGHLAHCNDTVWPLFSHLESAVKEGVRQHHRAFCSKSDDLFQDSIYRSQEVRLRFMKAMHSIAQVTGKAVATAFDLSAFKSACDLGGCTGAMALEFAKAHPGMSVTVFDLPTVVEMSPRFLPPCTKEKVTFVAGDFFKDALPKADLYILSRILHDWSDDKVNLLLSKIADACTPGCGLLLSEIFLDEGRTGPSRGLLQALSMSEGRQRSADEYALLLKGHAFVATAIKQTENLLDAMLCIKV, encoded by the exons ATGGTGCTGAACCCCGTCATCTCCAAACTAGCTGGTAAACTGGTTGTGTTGGCGAGCGCGTCGCCGCGGAGACTGGACATCCTTCGCAATGCT GGCCTGCGCTTTGAGGTGGTCCCATCCTGGTTCAAAGAAACTCTCGACAAGCAACTGTTCAAAGCACCTCAGCAGTACGCTGTGGAGACGGCCAAGCAGAAGGCACTGGAGGTGGCGAGGAGAATGCCCTGT AACCACCTTAAAACTCCAGACATAGTGATCGGCGCAGACACTATTGTG ACAGTTGATGGCATGATTCTTGAGAAGCCACGCGACAAGCAAGATGCATACAGGATGCTCTCGAG TTTGAGTGGTAAAGAGCACAGTGTCTTCACAGGCGTCGCCATCGTGCTCTGTTGTCAGAAATCAA ATGAAGAGGATTACCAGATAGTTGACTTTTATGAAGAAACCAAGGTGAAGTTCGCCGACCTCTCGGAGGACATGCTGTGGGAGTACATTGACAGCGGTGAACCCAT GGACAAGGCGGGCGGCTATGGCATCCAGGCTCTGGGTGGGATGCTGGTGGAGTACGTGCATGGAGACTTTCTCAACGTTGTGGGTTTCCCCCTCAACCACTTCTGTAAACAGCTGGACCACATTTACAACCAAAGAGGCAGTTGCCACGGCGACACTGTTCCAGTTCTGCCAGTCGCAAATC AGGTGGTCAACAACTCATCTGAACATTCTGAGAAAATACCACCAGCTACTGCCACTAGGGGGCAATTCAATGAATGTGAGGACAGTGAAGAAGCCAAAGAGGACCTCCAGAAAATCATTCAactgatggatggattcaAAGCCTCCAAG GCACTCTTTACCGCTTCCAAGTTGGGCGTATTTGACTTGCTCCAGCGCAGACCAGCAATGGATGCGGTCCAGGTGGCCCAGGAGCTGCAAACATCCGTCAAGGGAACAGAGCATCTGCTTGAGGCATGCCTCTCGCTAAAACTCTTAAAGAGCACAA ACTGTAAGACACCGTCATACGAGAACACAGAGCTGTCCAAACGCTTCCTGCTGTCCGACGCGCCATCGTCCCTGCTGGGCCACTTGGCGCACTGCAACGACACCGTGTGGCCACTCTTCAGCCACCTGGAGAGCGCCGTAAAGGAGGGCGTCCGCCAGCACCACAGGGCCTTCTGCAGCAAGTCTGACGACTTATTCCAG GACTCAATCTACAGGAGCCAGGAGGTGAGGCTGAGGTTCATGAAGGCCATGCACAGTATCGCTCAAGTGACCGGCAAAGCGGTGGCAACAGCTTTTGACCTGTCTGCCTTTAAGAGTGCCTGTGACCTCGGAG gcTGTACAGGTGCAATGGCTTTGGAATTCGCAAAAGCTCACCCAGGGATGTCCGTGACAGTGTTCGACTTACCGACTGTAGTTGAAATGAGTCCTCGTTTCCTTCCACCGTGCACTAAAGAAAAGGTCACATTTGTTGCAg GAGACTTCTTCAAAGATGCCTTACCCAAAGCGGACTTGTACATCCTTTCGAGAATTCTTCATGACTGGTCAGATGACAAAGTGAACCTCTTGCTCAGCAAAATTGCAGACGCATGCACGCCAG GTTGTGGCCTGCTGCTGAGTGAGATTTTCCTGGACGAGGGTAGAACAGGGCCAAGTCGCGGGCTGCTCCAGGCCCTCAGCATGAGCGAAGGCAGACAGAGGAGCGCCGACGAATACGCTCTGCTTTTGAAGGGCCACGCCTTTGTTGCCACCGCTATCAAACAGACGGAAAACCTGCTGGATGCAATGCTCTGCATCAAAGTCTGA
- the asmtl gene encoding probable bifunctional dTTP/UTP pyrophosphatase/methyltransferase protein isoform X2 gives MVLNPVISKLAGKLVVLASASPRRLDILRNAGLRFEVVPSWFKETLDKQLFKAPQQYAVETAKQKALEVARRMPCNHLKTPDIVIGADTIVTVDGMILEKPRDKQDAYRMLSSLSGKEHSVFTGVAIVLCCQKSNEEDYQIVDFYEETKVKFADLSEDMLWEYIDSGEPMDKAGGYGIQALGGMLVEYVHGDFLNVVGFPLNHFCKQLDHIYNQRGSCHGDTVPVLPVANHSLPTASSTHVVVPEHQVVNNSSEHSEKIPPATATRGQFNECEDSEEAKEDLQKIIQLMDGFKASKALFTASKLGVFDLLQRRPAMDAVQVAQELQTSVKGTEHLLEACLSLKLLKSTNCKTPSYENTELSKRFLLSDAPSSLLGHLAHCNDTVWPLFSHLESAVKEGVRQHHRAFCSKSDDLFQDSIYRSQEVRLRFMKAMHSIAQVTGKAVATAFDLSAFKSACDLGGCTGAMALEFAKAHPGMSVTVFDLPTVVEMSPRFLPPCTKEKVTFVAGDFFKDALPKADLYILSRILHDWSDDKVNLLLSKIADACTPGCAVVIAETMLDEWSTYSTLQSLNMLVQTEGRERTQGDYAALLNKHGFGNTRVVHTRNFLDALLAIKM, from the exons ATGGTGCTGAACCCCGTCATCTCCAAACTAGCTGGTAAACTGGTTGTGTTGGCGAGCGCGTCGCCGCGGAGACTGGACATCCTTCGCAATGCT GGCCTGCGCTTTGAGGTGGTCCCATCCTGGTTCAAAGAAACTCTCGACAAGCAACTGTTCAAAGCACCTCAGCAGTACGCTGTGGAGACGGCCAAGCAGAAGGCACTGGAGGTGGCGAGGAGAATGCCCTGT AACCACCTTAAAACTCCAGACATAGTGATCGGCGCAGACACTATTGTG ACAGTTGATGGCATGATTCTTGAGAAGCCACGCGACAAGCAAGATGCATACAGGATGCTCTCGAG TTTGAGTGGTAAAGAGCACAGTGTCTTCACAGGCGTCGCCATCGTGCTCTGTTGTCAGAAATCAA ATGAAGAGGATTACCAGATAGTTGACTTTTATGAAGAAACCAAGGTGAAGTTCGCCGACCTCTCGGAGGACATGCTGTGGGAGTACATTGACAGCGGTGAACCCAT GGACAAGGCGGGCGGCTATGGCATCCAGGCTCTGGGTGGGATGCTGGTGGAGTACGTGCATGGAGACTTTCTCAACGTTGTGGGTTTCCCCCTCAACCACTTCTGTAAACAGCTGGACCACATTTACAACCAAAGAGGCAGTTGCCACGGCGACACTGTTCCAGTTCTGCCAGTCGCAAATCATTCGCTACCTACCGCTTCATCTACACACGTGGTAGTTCCTGAACATCAA GTGGTCAACAACTCATCTGAACATTCTGAGAAAATACCACCAGCTACTGCCACTAGGGGGCAATTCAATGAATGTGAGGACAGTGAAGAAGCCAAAGAGGACCTCCAGAAAATCATTCAactgatggatggattcaAAGCCTCCAAG GCACTCTTTACCGCTTCCAAGTTGGGCGTATTTGACTTGCTCCAGCGCAGACCAGCAATGGATGCGGTCCAGGTGGCCCAGGAGCTGCAAACATCCGTCAAGGGAACAGAGCATCTGCTTGAGGCATGCCTCTCGCTAAAACTCTTAAAGAGCACAA ACTGTAAGACACCGTCATACGAGAACACAGAGCTGTCCAAACGCTTCCTGCTGTCCGACGCGCCATCGTCCCTGCTGGGCCACTTGGCGCACTGCAACGACACCGTGTGGCCACTCTTCAGCCACCTGGAGAGCGCCGTAAAGGAGGGCGTCCGCCAGCACCACAGGGCCTTCTGCAGCAAGTCTGACGACTTATTCCAG GACTCAATCTACAGGAGCCAGGAGGTGAGGCTGAGGTTCATGAAGGCCATGCACAGTATCGCTCAAGTGACCGGCAAAGCGGTGGCAACAGCTTTTGACCTGTCTGCCTTTAAGAGTGCCTGTGACCTCGGAG gcTGTACAGGTGCAATGGCTTTGGAATTCGCAAAAGCTCACCCAGGGATGTCCGTGACAGTGTTCGACTTACCGACTGTAGTTGAAATGAGTCCTCGTTTCCTTCCACCGTGCACTAAAGAAAAGGTCACATTTGTTGCAg GAGACTTCTTCAAAGATGCCTTACCCAAAGCGGACTTGTACATCCTTTCGAGAATTCTTCATGACTGGTCAGATGACAAAGTGAACCTCTTGCTCAGCAAAATTGCAGACGCATGCACGCCAG GCTGTGCTGTTGTCATTGCTGAGACCATGTTGGATGAGTGGTCCACCTACTCAACCCTGCAGTCTTTGAACATGCTGGTCCAAACTGAGGGCCGAGAGAGGACGCAGGGGGACTACGCTGCCTTGCTAAATAAACACGGCTTCGGAAACACACGTGTGGTTCACACGAGGAACTTCCTTGATGCTTTGCTTGCcattaaaatgtga
- the upf3a gene encoding LOW QUALITY PROTEIN: regulator of nonsense transcripts 3A (The sequence of the model RefSeq protein was modified relative to this genomic sequence to represent the inferred CDS: inserted 1 base in 1 codon), whose protein sequence is MRSEKEQMTETQDKGVVEIKLRDNSGDQDNIPRQKEEKKEVFTKVVIRRLPPHLTKEQLEEQLSPLPSFDYFEFFPADQSLYPHLFSRAYINFKNQDDILLFRDRFDGYVFIDNKGQEFPAVVEFAPFQKVSKKKLKKKDAKSGSIEEDPEYKRFLENYSCDEEKSMANPETLLGEIEAKTKELIAKRTTPLLEYIRNKKMEKQRIREEKREERRRREFEKKRQREEEKRKRREEERRKRKETEKQKKLTDKDIKIKLLKKSDRDDDMDSDNVKDKSEVGEMEREKWEKTAGQMKLKDSKEKSQPESDKEAASSXRRQRDKEHRGKDDDRKRQRHHYDSDKFTRRKDETKWGKGYCQDRTKKEGHHHTYSFCPDSGDQQMKEDRDELANRKERLRNKVSEKDRPAMQLYQPGARNRKGVNSAGKGYDCMPVGHSPEGEVAGCFEVVAMAAVQDKAYDNSNDEQL, encoded by the exons ATGAGGTCTGAAAAGGAGCAAATGACGGAGACTCAGGACAAGGGCGTCGTGGAAATAAAGTTGAGGGACAACTCGGGAGACCAGGACAACATTCCCAGGcagaaagaagagaaaaaggaGGTTTTTACGAAG GTGGTCATTCGAAGGCTCCCACCTCACCTGACCAAGGAGCAGTTAGAAGAACAACTCAGCCCGCTTCCTTCGTTTGATTACTTTGAGTTCttccctgctgatcaaag TCTGTACCCACATTTGTTCTCTAGAGCCTACATCAACTTCAAAAACCAGGATGATATCCTTTTGTTCAGAGATAGATTCGATGGCTACGTCTTCATTGACAACAAAG GTCAGGAGTTCCCTGCTGTGGTAGAGTTTGCCCCCTTCCAGAAAGTCTCCAAAAAGAagctaaaaaagaaagatgctAAATCTGGAAGTATCGAGGAAG ATCCGGAATACAAACGCTTCTTGGAGAACTACTCATGCGATGAGGAGAAGTCGATGGCCAACCCTGAGACCCTTCTGGGGGAAATTGAGGCTAAAACCAAAGAGCTTATAG CCAAAAGGACAACACCCCTGTTGGAGTACATCagaaacaagaaaatggaaaaacag CGAATACGAGAGGAAAAGCGTGAGGAGCGACGGCGGCGAGAGTTTGAGAAGAAGCGACAGCGAGAGGAGGAGAAACGAAAGCGACGTGAAGAGGAGCGGCGCAAACGGAAAGAAACTGAGAAGCAGAAGAAACTCACAGACAAAGACATCAAAATTAAG ctgctgaagaaaagcgaCAGGGACGATGACATGGACTCAGACAACgtaaaagacaaaagtgaAGTCGGGGAAATGGAAAGGGAGAAATGGGAAAAGACGGCTGGACAGATGAAGTTAAAGGATTCCAAGGAAAA AAGTCAGCCTGAAAGTGACAAGGAGGCAGCAAGCA GCCGAAGGCAGCGAGACAAGGAGCATCGCGGGAAAGATGACGACAGGAAGCGTCAGAGGCACCACTACGACTCGGACAAGTTCACGCGGCGCAAAGACGAGACCAAGTGGGGCAAGGGCTACTGCCAGGACCGCACCAAGAAGGAGGGCCATCACCACACCTACTCCTTCTGCCCTGATAGCGGCGACCAGCAGATGAAGGAGGACAGGGACGAGCTGGCAAACAGAAAGGAGCGCCTCCGAAACAAGGTGAGCGAGAAG GACCGCCCGGCCATGCAACTGTACCAGCCCGGCGCGCGAAATCGCAAGGGTGTCAACTCGGCTGGCAAAGGCTATGACTGCATGCCAGTAGGCCACTCGCCCGAAGGAGAGGTGGCGGGATGCTTCGAGGTGGTCGCCATGGCAGCGGTGCAGGACAAAGCATATGACAACAGCAATGATGAGCAATTGTAA
- the asmtl gene encoding probable bifunctional dTTP/UTP pyrophosphatase/methyltransferase protein isoform X3, with product MVLNPVISKLAGKLVVLASASPRRLDILRNAGLRFEVVPSWFKETLDKQLFKAPQQYAVETAKQKALEVARRMPCNHLKTPDIVIGADTIVTVDGMILEKPRDKQDAYRMLSSLSGKEHSVFTGVAIVLCCQKSKDYQIVDFYEETKVKFADLSEDMLWEYIDSGEPMDKAGGYGIQALGGMLVEYVHGDFLNVVGFPLNHFCKQLDHIYNQRGSCHGDTVPVLPVANHSLPTASSTHVVVPEHQVVNNSSEHSEKIPPATATRGQFNECEDSEEAKEDLQKIIQLMDGFKASKALFTASKLGVFDLLQRRPAMDAVQVAQELQTSVKGTEHLLEACLSLKLLKSTNCKTPSYENTELSKRFLLSDAPSSLLGHLAHCNDTVWPLFSHLESAVKEGVRQHHRAFCSKSDDLFQDSIYRSQEVRLRFMKAMHSIAQVTGKAVATAFDLSAFKSACDLGGCTGAMALEFAKAHPGMSVTVFDLPTVVEMSPRFLPPCTKEKVTFVAGDFFKDALPKADLYILSRILHDWSDDKVNLLLSKIADACTPGCGLLLSEIFLDEGRTGPSRGLLQALSMSEGRQRSADEYALLLKGHAFVATAIKQTENLLDAMLCIKV from the exons ATGGTGCTGAACCCCGTCATCTCCAAACTAGCTGGTAAACTGGTTGTGTTGGCGAGCGCGTCGCCGCGGAGACTGGACATCCTTCGCAATGCT GGCCTGCGCTTTGAGGTGGTCCCATCCTGGTTCAAAGAAACTCTCGACAAGCAACTGTTCAAAGCACCTCAGCAGTACGCTGTGGAGACGGCCAAGCAGAAGGCACTGGAGGTGGCGAGGAGAATGCCCTGT AACCACCTTAAAACTCCAGACATAGTGATCGGCGCAGACACTATTGTG ACAGTTGATGGCATGATTCTTGAGAAGCCACGCGACAAGCAAGATGCATACAGGATGCTCTCGAG TTTGAGTGGTAAAGAGCACAGTGTCTTCACAGGCGTCGCCATCGTGCTCTGTTGTCAGAAATCAA AGGATTACCAGATAGTTGACTTTTATGAAGAAACCAAGGTGAAGTTCGCCGACCTCTCGGAGGACATGCTGTGGGAGTACATTGACAGCGGTGAACCCAT GGACAAGGCGGGCGGCTATGGCATCCAGGCTCTGGGTGGGATGCTGGTGGAGTACGTGCATGGAGACTTTCTCAACGTTGTGGGTTTCCCCCTCAACCACTTCTGTAAACAGCTGGACCACATTTACAACCAAAGAGGCAGTTGCCACGGCGACACTGTTCCAGTTCTGCCAGTCGCAAATCATTCGCTACCTACCGCTTCATCTACACACGTGGTAGTTCCTGAACATCAA GTGGTCAACAACTCATCTGAACATTCTGAGAAAATACCACCAGCTACTGCCACTAGGGGGCAATTCAATGAATGTGAGGACAGTGAAGAAGCCAAAGAGGACCTCCAGAAAATCATTCAactgatggatggattcaAAGCCTCCAAG GCACTCTTTACCGCTTCCAAGTTGGGCGTATTTGACTTGCTCCAGCGCAGACCAGCAATGGATGCGGTCCAGGTGGCCCAGGAGCTGCAAACATCCGTCAAGGGAACAGAGCATCTGCTTGAGGCATGCCTCTCGCTAAAACTCTTAAAGAGCACAA ACTGTAAGACACCGTCATACGAGAACACAGAGCTGTCCAAACGCTTCCTGCTGTCCGACGCGCCATCGTCCCTGCTGGGCCACTTGGCGCACTGCAACGACACCGTGTGGCCACTCTTCAGCCACCTGGAGAGCGCCGTAAAGGAGGGCGTCCGCCAGCACCACAGGGCCTTCTGCAGCAAGTCTGACGACTTATTCCAG GACTCAATCTACAGGAGCCAGGAGGTGAGGCTGAGGTTCATGAAGGCCATGCACAGTATCGCTCAAGTGACCGGCAAAGCGGTGGCAACAGCTTTTGACCTGTCTGCCTTTAAGAGTGCCTGTGACCTCGGAG gcTGTACAGGTGCAATGGCTTTGGAATTCGCAAAAGCTCACCCAGGGATGTCCGTGACAGTGTTCGACTTACCGACTGTAGTTGAAATGAGTCCTCGTTTCCTTCCACCGTGCACTAAAGAAAAGGTCACATTTGTTGCAg GAGACTTCTTCAAAGATGCCTTACCCAAAGCGGACTTGTACATCCTTTCGAGAATTCTTCATGACTGGTCAGATGACAAAGTGAACCTCTTGCTCAGCAAAATTGCAGACGCATGCACGCCAG GTTGTGGCCTGCTGCTGAGTGAGATTTTCCTGGACGAGGGTAGAACAGGGCCAAGTCGCGGGCTGCTCCAGGCCCTCAGCATGAGCGAAGGCAGACAGAGGAGCGCCGACGAATACGCTCTGCTTTTGAAGGGCCACGCCTTTGTTGCCACCGCTATCAAACAGACGGAAAACCTGCTGGATGCAATGCTCTGCATCAAAGTCTGA
- the cdc16 gene encoding cell division cycle protein 16 homolog, translating into MNLDRLRKRVRQYIDQQQYQSALFWADKIATLSHEDPQDIYWLAQCLFLTSQYHRASHALRSRKLDKMYGACQYLAARCHYAAKEFEQALDILSEEVGFKKLLDRSVKEEVGTPEANNWDMSPASISSSICLLRGKIYDAMDNRPLATSSYKEALKLDVYCFEAFELLTSHHMLTAQEEKDFLHSLPLSQQCTEEEEELLHFLFENKLKKYNKPSDLVVPAMVNNLQDNLDVVVSLAERHYYNCDFKMCYKLTSTVMVKDPFHANCLPVHIGTLVELGKANELFYLSHKLVDLYPNNPVSWFAVGCYYLMVGHKNENARRYLSKATTLERTYGPAWIAYGHSFAMESEHDQAMAAYFTAAQLMKGCHLPMLYIGLEYGLTNNSKLAERFFSQALSIAPEDPFVIHEVAVVAFQNGEWKMAEKYFLDAMEKIKAIGNEVTVDKWEPLLNNLGHVCRKLKKYDQALEYHRQALVLIPQHASTYAAIGYVHSLMGDFESAIDYFHTALGLKRDDTFSVTMLGHCIDMYIGETDAYEVTDNRRQGEESANTQTLMKAINATELTEPLASPRLEDANAMTVETPLSHQDKMVLDVPLRLSLTLECDMYESDVMLDTLSDTST; encoded by the exons atgaatcttGACAGACTTCGAAAGCGAGTGCGGCAGTACATCGACCAG CAACAGTACCAAAGCGCGCTGTTTTGGGCAGACAAGATAGCAACTCTTTCTCATG AAGATCCCCAGGACATCTACTGGCTTGCTCAGTGCCTTTTCTTGACATCGCAATATCACAGAGCCTCGCATGCACTCCGCTCGAGGAAACTTGACAAG ATGTACGGAGCTTGTCAGTATCTTGCTGCACGATGCCAT TATGCCGCCAAGGAGTTCGAGCAGGCTTTAGATATTTTATCAGAGGAGGTAGGCTTTAAGAAGCTgctggacaggagtgtgaaGGAGGAGGTCGGGACACCAGAGGCAAACAATTGGGACATGTCGCCTGCCTCC ATCAGCAGCTCCATCTGCCTCCTGCGCGGCAAGATCTACGATGCCATGGACAACCGGCCATTGGCCACCTCCAGCTACAAAGAGGCCTTGAAACTGGACGTGTACTGCTTCGAAGCCTTTGAGCTTCTCACATCGCACCACATGCTGACAGCTCAGGAAG AGAAAGACTTCCTACACTCGCTCCCGCTGAGTCAGCAGTGcacagaggaagaagaggagctgCTTCATTTCCTATTTGAGAATAAGTTAAAGAAG TACAACAAACCCAGTGACCTGGTGGTGCCTGCCATGGTCAACAATCTGCAGGACAACTTGGATGTGGTGGTGTCACTGGCCGAGAGGCATTATTACAACTGTGACTTCAAGATGTGCTACAAGCTCACCTCCAC GGTGATGGTCAAAGACCCCTTCCATGCTAACTGCTTACCTGTGCACATAGGAACACTAGTAGAGCTGGGAAAAGCAAATG AGTTATTTTATCTATCGCACAAACTTGTGGACTTGTATCCCAACAATCCA GTATCCTGGTTTGCCGTCGGCTGCTACTATCTCATGGTGGGCCATAAAAACGAAAATGCCCGTCGCTACCTCAG CAAAGCCACCACTCTGGAGAGGACGTATGGTCCGGCGTGGATCGCCTATGGTCATTCCTTTGCCATGGAGAGTGAGCACGACCAGGCCATGGCGGCCTACTTTACAGCCGCACAGCTGATGAAAGG GTGTCATTTGCCAATGCTGTACATCGGTCTGGAGTACGGCCTGACGAACAACTCAAAGCTGGCCGAGCGCTTCTTCAGCCAAGCGTTGAGCATTGCTCCAGAGGACCCCTTTGTCATTCACGAGGTGGCCGTGGTTGCTTTTCAGAATGGAGA atggAAGATGGCTGAGAAGTATTTTCTGGATGCCATGGAGAAGATCAAAGCCATTGGGAACGAG GTGACTGTAGACAAGTGGGAGCCTTTACTAAACAACCTGGGTCACGTGTGTCGCAAACTCAA GAAGTACGATCAGGCCCTGGAGTACCACCGTCAGGCGCTGGTGCTGATCCCTCAGCATGCCTCCACATACGCCGCCATAGGATACGTGCACAGCCTCATGGGCGACTTTGAGAGTGCTATCGACTACTTCCATACG GCGCTTGGACTCAAACGAGATGACACGTTTTCCGTGACAATGCTTGGCCACTGCATTGACATGTACATTGGTGAAACGGATGCCTACGAAG TTACCGACAATCGGCGACAAGGTGAAGAAAGCGCCAATACGCAAACGCTGATGAAGGCAATCAACGCGACAGAGCTCACCGAACCGCTGGCCTCCCCGCGGCTGGAGGACGCCAACGCTATGACGGTGGAGACGCCGTTGTCTCACCAGGACAAGATGGTGCTTGACGTACCTCTACGTCTGTCCCTGACGCTGGAGTGCGACATGTACGAAAGCGACGTCATGTTGGATACCCTGTCGGACACCAGCACGTGA